Proteins found in one Acidobacteriota bacterium genomic segment:
- a CDS encoding YicC/YloC family endoribonuclease has product MIRSMTGYGIGTVETEKFKVSIEIRSVNHRFFDLRVKLPQQLTPLEPQIKKTVQSKVSRGKIDVSITINGINEMEYEIKMNRPFIAGYIEAFHQIKNEFGLQGDLTAQGLLQLPGAMDFKVKEKIYQNEEIDAITEALQKALASLEEMRIKEGALIGEDILSRLGTMEEKRKGIAQICGSLPDVHKKNLMARIRELEPDIKLDPSRLEQEVAFMVDKCDISEEVSRLKGHFEHLETLLQNVDEVGKKLDFLMQEINREANTINSKVGNLDINRAVIDIKLEAEKIREQAQNIE; this is encoded by the coding sequence ATGATCAGAAGCATGACAGGTTACGGAATCGGCACAGTGGAAACTGAAAAGTTCAAAGTGTCCATTGAGATCCGTAGCGTCAATCACCGCTTCTTCGACTTAAGAGTCAAATTGCCCCAGCAGTTGACCCCGCTGGAGCCGCAAATCAAGAAGACGGTTCAGTCGAAAGTTTCAAGAGGGAAGATAGATGTTTCCATAACCATCAACGGCATTAACGAGATGGAGTACGAGATAAAGATGAACCGTCCGTTCATCGCAGGATACATTGAAGCCTTCCATCAGATCAAGAACGAGTTCGGCCTTCAAGGGGATCTGACGGCTCAGGGTCTTCTCCAGCTCCCGGGAGCGATGGATTTTAAGGTGAAAGAAAAAATCTATCAGAACGAAGAGATAGATGCGATTACGGAGGCTCTCCAGAAGGCCCTTGCATCTCTCGAAGAGATGAGAATTAAGGAAGGAGCCCTCATCGGTGAAGACATCCTGTCACGGCTAGGAACGATGGAAGAGAAGAGAAAAGGGATAGCGCAGATCTGCGGATCCCTTCCGGATGTTCATAAGAAGAACCTCATGGCGCGGATAAGGGAACTGGAACCGGATATCAAACTCGATCCATCGAGGCTTGAACAGGAAGTTGCCTTCATGGTTGATAAATGCGACATCAGCGAGGAGGTTTCCCGACTGAAGGGTCACTTCGAACATCTGGAGACTCTCCTTCAGAATGTGGACGAGGTAGGGAAGAAGCTTGACTTTCTCATGCAGGAGATCAACAGGGAAGCAAATACCATCAACTCCAAGGTGGGCAACCTCGATATCAACAGAGCCGTAATCGACATCAAGCTGGAAGCAGAGAAGATCAGGGAACAGGCTCAGAACATTGAGTGA
- the gmk gene encoding guanylate kinase: MRKGILFVITAPSGAGKTTIIRKVMKSIDSLGFSVSYTTREKRRGEVGGKDYRFVNLKTFRRVRDAGGFLEWATIFGDYYGTPVREVSDALKKGMDIILDIDVQGAAQVRRKRKNAVFVFIMPPDYKTLKSRLEKRKSESREKIKTRMEAARKDVKEFSKFDYIIVNDDLKDAVRTLKGIILAERARMKMCRQAARKIAATFP, translated from the coding sequence ATGAGGAAAGGGATACTCTTCGTCATCACGGCGCCGTCTGGAGCTGGAAAAACTACCATCATCAGGAAAGTCATGAAGTCCATCGATTCCCTTGGCTTCTCCGTGTCTTACACGACGCGGGAGAAGAGAAGAGGGGAGGTCGGGGGAAAGGATTACAGATTCGTGAATCTGAAAACGTTCCGCAGGGTGCGAGATGCGGGGGGATTTCTTGAATGGGCAACTATCTTTGGCGACTATTACGGGACTCCCGTCAGAGAGGTTTCAGATGCGCTGAAAAAAGGAATGGATATCATCCTCGACATAGATGTCCAGGGTGCAGCCCAGGTCAGGAGGAAGAGGAAGAATGCAGTCTTCGTCTTCATCATGCCTCCCGATTATAAGACGCTGAAGTCGAGGCTGGAAAAGAGAAAGAGTGAATCAAGGGAGAAGATCAAAACGCGAATGGAAGCAGCCAGGAAAGACGTGAAGGAGTTCAGTAAGTTCGACTATATCATCGTCAACGATGATCTCAAAGATGCAGTACGCACCCTGAAGGGGATCATCCTTGCGGAAAGAGCCAGGATGAAGATGTGCCGCCAGGCAGCCCGGAAGATTGCTGCCACTTTTCCATAG